The following proteins are encoded in a genomic region of Coffea eugenioides isolate CCC68of chromosome 6, Ceug_1.0, whole genome shotgun sequence:
- the LOC113775955 gene encoding protein FLUORESCENT IN BLUE LIGHT, chloroplastic: MMMMRQGLVAWSPYPRSMCSPSSLQTTKAHRLQPTFLTVSARLQDGVAQHQITCKYDINIARQLLTISHREMMFLRVPVMALIATDALMYFAPLEAIAETCEADNSILNMNMPLLLFVALIGATVGGLLARQRRGELQRLNEQLRQINAALRRQAKIESYAPNLSYAPVGGRIPESEVIVDSRKQELIACLKNGKNFLRNQDPDKAFAEFKSALELAQNLKDPIEEKKAARGLGASLQRQGKYREAIKYHSMVLAISHREGEESGNTEAYGAIADCYTELGDLERAAKFYDQYIARLETD; the protein is encoded by the exons atgatgatgatgaggcaAGGGCTTGTGGCATGGAGCCCTTATCCTCGGTCTATGTGTTCTCCCTCATCTTTGCAGACAACTAAAGCCCACCGTTTGCAGCCTACTTTCTTGACTGTCTCAGCAAGATTGCAAGATGGGGTTGCCCAGCACCAAATCACCTGCAAGTACGACATCAACATTGCTCGCCAGCTGCTCACTATCAGTCACAGG GAAATGATGTTTCTAAGAGTCCCAGTGATGGCCCTTATTGCCACTGATGCCTTGATGTACTTTGCACCTTTGGAAGCTATCGCAGAAACTTGTGAGGCAGACAATTCAATACTCAATATGAATATGCCCTTGCTGCTTTTTGTTGCCCTTATCGGTGCCACAGTTGGAG GATTACTTGCGCGACAAAGGAGAGGAGAATTACAGCGCCTGAACGAACAGCTCCGGCAGATTAATGCAGCTTTAAGAAGGCAGGCTAAGATTGAATCATATGCGCCCAATTTGAGTTATGCTCCTGTTGGTGGAAGGATACCAGAGAGTGAAGTTATTGTTGACTCAAGGAAGCAGGAGCTGATCGCCTGCCTGAAAAATGGGAAGAATTTTTTGAGAAATCAAGATCCAGATAAGGCATTTGCAGAGTTTAAGTCTGCTCTTGAGCTTGCTCAGAATCTGAAGGACCCAATAGAGGAAAAGAAGGCTGCTAGAGGCTTAG GGGCATCATTGCAAAGGCAGGGTAAGTACCGGGAAGCAATCAAATATCATTCTATGGTTCTGGCCATTTCGCACAGAGAAGGTGAGGAATCTGGAAACACAGAAGCTTATGGAGCCATAGCTGATTGTTACACTGAGCTTGGTGATTTGGAGAGAGCCGCAAAATTCTATGACCAATACATAGCGAGGCTAGAAACGGACTGA
- the LOC113772850 gene encoding uncharacterized protein LOC113772850, with protein sequence MKPTRSKSRKALAIGAEQSNAAQQEDISEGQEPPRTQPANEEAVARMAEFERLPPNFKLPSIPSYDGRGDPEDHVHAFISAFRLYCIPDPVICRAFPVFLQGTTRKWFWGLEPKSISTLGELVERFLHRFVSSRPTTRTSAYLLNVQQNPGESLRSYVQRFNEESVQIPDPNEQVTIAAFTHGLVSGVFNTAIHKKYPRTLHELWSKPVSGAVRDGTKQSWKGTSQDVRPPDKRNSNLYCLYHRDIGHETEDCNDLKKEIENLIRQGHLKQFIRRGGGYGPNIAGVINTIAGGPTGGDSQNSRKRTDRQANPDPAESSSRLSEVITYGSSDPVSTASSSHEALVIELLTNNYIVKKVYIDPESSVDVMYLRTFESLKLARDRMTPVRTPLVGFGGHVVHPEGMVTLTVTVGCHPRCRTLPVNFVVVKADSPYNLLLGRPMLNALRAVYSTYHLSFKFPTPAVVAEVSSDVCAARECYLATLQAASPSTSSARSERGSDILSIDCIYPQQTVKLQRLETGDEVEDIPLDPVNPDQTIRVGICLPDSIKEGMVSLLREYRDVFAWAADEVEGVPHHLIIHELNVDPQARPVKQKRRHLGPERSQAVGEEVDKLLPAKIIREFQYPTWLSNPVMVKKDTGAWRMCVDFTDLNKACPKDCYPLPKVDTLVDSAMGYEVLCFLDAFKGYHQIGMSPEDQEKTAFYTDRDTYCYATMPFGLKNAGATYQRLVNQAFKSQIGRNVETYVDDILLKSQTTSSFLSDLREVFEVLRKTRMMLNPKKCVFGVTSGKFLGYLVSRRGIEANPDKVKAIQEMSPPRCIRDVQRLTGRLAALNRFLSQSASKALPFFKVLKKADGFSWTEKCQQAFEQLKEYLHHLPTLTSPRPGDKLFLYLSAAVEAISVVLIREEGVQMPVYYVSRVLRGLETRYTQAKKLVLALIHAARRLKPYFLAHHICLSTDQPLRQVLSRPEASGRLTKWAIELGEYDLSYEPRAAIKAQPLADFLAELTFDKVKEAIPAPAESQRWILHVDGSSNSEGSGAGLLLEDPQGEICSYALRFDFAASNNEAEYEAVIAGLQLARKLGAAHILVYSDSQLVVCQILGEYEAREEAMHRYLSKVLQLVTHFESFEIQRIPRSQNRRADALSRLASTSFSDLNKTVLVEVLAKPGYVGEVVCLIYPGDTWMGPLVRFLSRGELPEDRAESRKLQRKAARYALRGDLLYKRSYLDPWLRCITPEEGERILQDIHGGLCGAHVGYRMLVKKALLLGYFWPTMRVDAQVMVLSCPSCNFVYAVVAVDYFTKWVEAEPLRSITGAAVQKFFWKSVVCRFGLPRVIISDNGRQFADNPFKTWCQNLGIKQHFTSVGHPQANGHAENFNRTLRHGLKTRLHRVGSSWVEELPSVLWSYRTTPRSATQETPFSLTYGSEAVVPAEFITPSLRMAAYAAEVNEKERRVDLNLAEEKRDMAAAKVAIYKNILAG encoded by the exons ATGAAGCCTACGCGTTCGAAGAGCAGAAAAGCTCTCGCCATTGGTGCTGAGCAAAGCAATGCAGCCCAACAAGAAGATATTTCAGAAGGGCAAGAGCCCCCAAGGACTCAGCCCGCAAACGAAGAGGCCGTAGCACGTATGGCCGAGTTT GAGAGGCTTCCTCCCAATTTCAAGCTTCCCTCAATTCCATCTTATGACGGCCGGGGTGATCCCGAGGATCATGTCCATGCCTTCATCTCGGCCTTCCGCTTATATTGCATCCCTGACCCCGTTATATGCCGAGCCTTCCCAGTATTCCTCCAGGGGACAACTCGAAAATGGTTCTGGGGATTAGAACCTAAGAGCATCTCAACCCTAGGAGAATTGGTGGAAAGATTTCTCCACCGATTCGTCTCTTCCCGACCTACGACCAGGACCTCGGCTTACTTGCTGAACGTGCAGCAGAACCCGGGAGAATCACTTCGGTCGTACGTTCAGAGGTTCAACGAAGAAAGCGTCCAAATACCTGACCCTAATGAGCAGGTCACCATTGCTGCTTTCACCCATGGACTTGTGTCCGGGGTATTCAACACGGCGATCCACAAGAAGTATCCCCGCACACTTCATGAACTATGGTCGAAG CCGGTCTCGGGTGCTGTCCGTGATGGAACAAAACAATCTTGGAAAGGCACCTCCCAAGATGTTCGGCCGCCGGATAAAAGGAACTCGAACCTCTACTGTCTGTACCACCGGGACATCGGGCATGAAACTGAGGACTGCAACGATCTTAAAAAGGAGATCGAGAACCTCATCAGACAGGGCCACCTGAAGCAGTTCATCCGCCGAGGTGGAG GGTACGGACCCAACATAGCCGGGGTCATCAATACAATTGCCGGAGGTCCGACGGGAGGAGATAGCCAGAACTCCCGGAAGAGGACCGACAGGCAGGCTAACCCGGATCCGGCTGAGTCGAGTTCTCGTCTATCCGAGGTGATCACTTACGGGTCTAGTGACCCCGTCTCAACTGCTTCGAGCAGTCATGAGGCCTTGGTGATTGAGTTGCTCACCAACAATTATATCGTCAAAAAGGTCTATATTGACCCGGAGAGCTCGGTGGACGTCATGTACCTCCGTACGTTTGAGAGCCTCAAATTGGCCCGGGATCGCATGACCCCGGTAAGGACTCCTCTTGTAGGCTTCGGGGGACATGTTGTGCATCCCGAAGGGATGGTGACCCTGACGGTAACCGTGGGATGCCACCCCCGTTGCCGGACTCTTCCTGTCAACTTCGTCGTGGTAAAGGCCGACTCCCCGTACAACCTCCTCCTAGGTCGGCCCATGCTTAATGCTCTGCGGGCGGTATATTCTACCTACCACCTGAGCTTTAAGTTTCCTACTCCCGCGGTTGTTGCCGAGGTCAGCAGCGACGTTTGTGCTGCCCGAGAATGCTACCTCGCTACTCTACAGGCAGCCTCCCCATCTACCTCCAGTGCAAGGTCCGAAAGGGGGTCGGACATTCTCTCGATTGACTGCATCTACCCTCAACAAACGGTGAAACTCCAGAGGCTGGAAACCGGAGATGAGGTGGAAGATATTCCCCTGGATCCCGTGAATCCGGACCAAACGATCCGCGTCGGTATCTGTTTGCCTGACTCAATTAAGGAAGGGATGGTGAGTCTTCTCAGAGAATACCGGGACGTCTTTGCTTGGGCCGCAGATGAGGTCGAAGGAGTCCCGCATCACCTCATAATACACGAGCTCAATGTTGACCCGCAAGCACGCCCGGTCAAACAAAAAAGGAGGCACCTCGGCCCTGAGCGTAGCCAAGCTGTTGGTGAAGAGGTGGACAAGCTCCTACCTGCAAAAATAATCCGGGAATTCCAATATCCGACTTGGTTGTCCAACCCGGTCATGGTCAAGAAGGACACAGGAGCCTGGAGGATGTGCGTCGACTTCACCGACCTCAATAAGGCCTGCCCCAAAGACTGTTACCCCTTGCCCAAGGTCGACACTTTGGTGGACTCGGCAATGGGTTATGAGGTCCTCTGTTTCCTTGATGCCTTTAAAGGGTATCACCAAATCGGAATGAGTCCAGAGGACCAGGAGAAGACGGCCTTCTACACTGACCGAGACACCTATTGCTACGCCAccatgccctttggactaaagAATGCCGGGGCCACGTACCAACGCTTGGTCAACCAAGCCTTCAAATCTCAGATCGGGCGAAATGTCGAAACCTACGTGGACGACATTCTCCTCAAGAGCCAGACGACCTCTTCCTTCCTCTCTGACCTGAGAGAAGTCTTTGAGGTCCTACGGAAGACGCGGATGATGCTGAACCCCAAGAAATGCGTCTTCGGGGTCACTTCGGGAAAATTTCTTGGCTACCTCGTCTCGAGACGGGGTATCGAAGCAAACCCAGACAAGGTGAAAGCCATTCAAGAAATGTCTCCACCTCGGTGCATCCGTGATGTCCAGAGGCTGACGGGGCGGTTGGCCGCCCTGAATCGGTTCTTATCGCAATCAGCTTCCAAGGCATTGCCATTTTTCAAGGTCTTAAAAAAGGCCGACGGCTTCTCCTGGACCGAGAAATGTCAACAGGCCTTCGAACAACTGAAAGAATATCTCCACCACCTCCCAACACTCACCTCACCTCGTCCAGGGGATAAGTTATTCTTGTACTTATCTGCTGCAGTCGAAGCGATAAGTGTCGTGTTGATAAGGGAGGAAGGTGTACAGATGCCCGTTTATTATGTCAGCCGAGTCCTCCGAGGTCTGGAGACCAGATACACTCAGGCGAAGAAGCTCGTGCTGGCCTTAATCCATGCAGCTCGTAGGCTTAAGCCCTACTTTCTAGCCCATCACATATGCCTGAGCACTGACCAACCACTTCGGCAAGTATTGTCACGGCCAGAGGCTTCTGGACGCCTCACCAAGTGGGCTATCGAGCTGGGGGAGTACGACCTGTCTTACGAACCTCGCGCAGCAATCAAAGCTCAGCCTCTTGCGGACTTTCTAGCCGAGCTCACCTTTGATAAAGTAAAGGAAGCCATCCCGGCTCCTGCCGAGTCCCAACGGTGGATCCTACATGTGGATGGCTCGTCTAACAGTGAGGGTAGTGGAGCAGGCTTGCTCCTCGAAGACCCCCAAGGAGAAATATGTTCATACGCTCTGAGGTTTGACTTCGCTGCTTCCAATAACGAGGCTGAATACGAAGCTGTCATTGCCGGCCTGCAATTAGCTCGTAAGCTTGGGGCCGCGCACATCTTGGTCTATAGTGACTCTCAGCTCGTCGTGTGCCAAATACTAGGCGAATACGAGGCCAGGGAAGAGGCGATGCATCGTTACCTCTCCAAGGTCCTCCAACTGGTGACACACTTCGAGTCTTTTGAAATCCAAAGAATACCGCGGTCACAGAACAGGAGGGCAGATGCCCTCTCTCGGCTCGCTTCTACCTCCTTCTCTGACCTGAACAAGACGGTTCTTGTGGAAGTCTTGGCCAAGCCAGGATATGTGGGGGAAGTTGTATGTCTCATTTACCCAGGGGACACCTGGATGGGACCACTGGTTCGATTTCTCAGCCGAGGTGAACTTCCCGAAGACCGAGCCGAATCCCGGAAACTGCAACGTAAAGCAGCTCGGTACGCTCTCCGGGGCGATCTCCTGTACAAGAGGTCATACCTCGACCCGTGGCTGCGATGTATTACTCCGGAAGAAGGGGAGAGGAtcttacaagacattcatgGAGGACTCTGTGGTGCTCATGTTGGCTACAGGATGCTCGTTAAAAAAGCTTTGCTGCTCGGATACTTCTGGCCCACCATGAGGGTGGATGCCCAGGTCATGGTCCTTAGCTGTCCTTCTT GCAATTTTGTATATGCGGTGGTGGCGGTGGACTACTTCACCAAGTGGGTTGAGGCCGAGCCTTTGAGAAGCATTACCGGAGCAGCAGTTCAAAAATTCTTCTGGAAGAGCGTCGTTTGTCGCTTCGGCCTACCCCGGGTGATCATCTCGGATAATGGAAGGCAATTTGCTGATAACCCTTTCAAGACGTGGTGTCAAAACCTGGGAATTAAACAGCATTTCACTTCGGTAGGACACCCTCAAGCTAACGGACATGCCGAAAACTTCAACCGCACTCTCCGCCATGGCCTCAAAACCAGACTACACCGAGTTGGATCGTCATGGGTGGAAGAACTCCCCAGCGTCTTGTGGTCTTACAGGACCACACCGAGATCGGCAACCCAGGAAACCCCGTTTTCTTTGACGTATGGGTCTGAAGCTGTGGTTCCAGCCGAGTTCATAACGCCGAGCCTGCGGATGGCCGCATATGCTGCCGAGGTCAACGAGAAAGAACGGCGAGTTGACCTCAACCTCGCCGAGGAGAAACGTGACATGGCCGCAGCCAAAGTTGCTATCTACAAAAATATCCTAGCTGGTTAG